From a single Mesorhizobium shangrilense genomic region:
- a CDS encoding GlxA family transcriptional regulator, translating into MIKSEKPTIFRVEHAPLKVTLLVFSGASIMCVACAVDPLRAANRIAGETLFDFRLVSVTGDAPVTTCGLPVAVSGRFDATEPTDVLVVVAGFGTQNYATSALLAGLRRAARSARACGGVEAGTWLVARAGLLEGRSATTHWEDMEDFSSAFPGVDVRPDRYIIDGPVFTTGGASPTLDLMLHLIRTRLGMAVALDVASAFIYDQARAATDAQPLVSLGRLDGYDPRLAQAIRLMEAHVDQPLTIEAIAKRAGVTARTLESIFRKSIGETPGAYYLRLRLGAARRLVVDTRVAMADIAGRTGFSSAAAFSRAFSRAFGEAPVRLRRGW; encoded by the coding sequence ATGATCAAAAGCGAAAAACCGACAATCTTTCGTGTCGAGCACGCGCCGCTCAAGGTGACGCTGCTGGTGTTTTCCGGGGCGTCCATCATGTGCGTGGCGTGCGCCGTCGATCCGTTGCGCGCCGCCAACCGCATTGCCGGCGAAACCCTGTTCGATTTCAGGCTGGTTTCCGTGACGGGCGACGCGCCGGTCACGACATGCGGCCTGCCCGTGGCGGTCAGTGGCCGGTTCGACGCGACGGAACCAACCGATGTCCTTGTCGTGGTCGCCGGCTTCGGCACGCAGAACTATGCCACATCGGCCTTGCTTGCCGGCCTGCGCCGCGCGGCGCGGTCGGCGCGCGCCTGCGGCGGCGTCGAGGCGGGCACATGGCTGGTGGCACGTGCCGGCTTGCTGGAAGGGCGCAGCGCGACCACCCATTGGGAGGACATGGAGGATTTTTCGTCGGCCTTTCCGGGTGTCGACGTGCGCCCCGATCGATACATCATCGACGGGCCGGTCTTCACCACGGGCGGCGCCTCGCCAACCCTGGACCTGATGCTGCACCTGATCCGCACCCGGCTCGGCATGGCCGTGGCGCTGGATGTGGCAAGTGCGTTCATCTACGACCAGGCGCGCGCGGCGACCGACGCGCAGCCGCTGGTCTCGCTTGGCCGGCTGGATGGCTATGACCCGCGATTGGCACAGGCGATCCGGCTGATGGAAGCGCATGTCGACCAGCCGCTGACCATAGAGGCCATAGCAAAGCGTGCCGGCGTGACGGCGCGAACACTGGAAAGCATCTTTCGCAAGTCGATCGGCGAGACGCCGGGCGCCTATTATCTCAGGCTCCGCCTGGGTGCGGCGCGCCGGCTGGTGGTCGATACAAGGGTCGCGATGGCCGATATTGCCGGGAGGACGGGGTTCTCGTCCGCCGCGGCATTTTCACGGGCATTTTCACGGGCTTTCGGCGAGGCGCCAGTCAGGTTGCGGCGCGGTTGGTGA
- a CDS encoding 3-keto-5-aminohexanoate cleavage protein — protein MPLAMNREVFITCAVTGSGGSQDRSPHVPRSPKQIADSAIDAAKAGAAIVHCHVRDPETGKPRRDVHLYREVTERIREANVDVVLNLTAGMGGDMVFGSPEAPLPLNEKGTDMGGATNRMEHVRQCLPEICTLDCGTMNFAEADYVMTNTPGMLRAMGGMMTAFGVKPEIEAFDTGHLWFAKQLVEEKVLNADALVQLCMGVPWGAPDDLNTFMAMVNNVPSTWNWSAFAIGRNQMAYAAAAVLAGGNVRVGLEDNLWLDKGVLATNAQLVERAASIVTNMGARVIGPEEVRKKLNLTKRAPIAA, from the coding sequence ATGCCGCTTGCGATGAACCGCGAGGTCTTCATTACCTGTGCCGTGACCGGGTCCGGCGGCTCGCAGGACCGCAGCCCACATGTGCCGCGCTCGCCCAAGCAGATCGCTGATTCGGCCATCGATGCCGCCAAGGCCGGTGCCGCGATCGTTCACTGCCATGTCCGTGACCCCGAAACCGGCAAGCCCAGGCGCGACGTGCATCTCTACCGCGAGGTGACCGAGCGCATCCGCGAGGCCAATGTCGATGTGGTCCTCAACCTGACCGCCGGCATGGGCGGCGACATGGTGTTCGGCTCGCCGGAAGCGCCGCTGCCGCTCAACGAAAAAGGCACCGACATGGGCGGCGCCACCAACCGCATGGAACATGTGCGCCAGTGCCTGCCGGAAATCTGCACGCTCGACTGCGGCACGATGAATTTCGCCGAAGCCGACTATGTCATGACCAACACGCCGGGCATGCTGCGCGCCATGGGCGGCATGATGACGGCGTTTGGCGTCAAGCCGGAGATCGAGGCCTTCGACACTGGCCATCTTTGGTTCGCCAAGCAGTTGGTCGAGGAAAAGGTGCTCAATGCGGACGCGCTGGTGCAGCTCTGTATGGGCGTGCCGTGGGGGGCGCCCGACGACCTCAACACCTTTATGGCGATGGTCAACAATGTGCCGTCGACCTGGAACTGGTCGGCCTTCGCCATCGGTCGCAACCAGATGGCCTATGCCGCCGCCGCGGTGCTGGCCGGCGGCAATGTCCGCGTCGGCCTCGAGGACAATCTCTGGCTCGACAAGGGCGTGCTGGCGACCAATGCGCAGCTGGTCGAGCGCGCCGCCAGCATCGTCACCAATATGGGCGCCAGGGTCATCGGGCCGGAGGAAGTGCGCAAGAAGCTGAACCTGACCAAGCGCGCGCCAATAGCTGCATAG
- a CDS encoding HD domain-containing protein, with product MTTVKFTAMKDGDWDDYQFLTAHEIDYAAKTGDRLLDALVQLDEGLSGYKITRLGHSLQAATRAWRDGADTDWIACALLHDIGDIYAPYNHDEYAASILKPFVREQCTWVVEKHGDFQRLYYAHHLGGNRHARDRFAGHAYFDDCDQFCERWDQSSFDPDYETLPIEFFRPFVLEVFARKAYDPAVIRAGERVSLIDPQTAKTRTGASA from the coding sequence ATGACGACAGTCAAGTTCACCGCGATGAAGGATGGCGACTGGGACGATTACCAGTTCCTGACCGCGCATGAGATCGACTATGCGGCCAAGACCGGCGATCGTCTGCTTGATGCCCTTGTCCAACTCGATGAGGGCCTGTCCGGCTACAAGATCACCCGGCTCGGACATTCGCTGCAGGCGGCGACGCGCGCCTGGCGCGACGGCGCCGATACCGACTGGATCGCCTGTGCCCTGCTGCACGACATCGGAGACATCTACGCGCCCTACAATCATGACGAATACGCCGCTTCGATCCTGAAACCCTTTGTGCGCGAACAATGCACCTGGGTGGTGGAGAAGCACGGCGATTTCCAGCGGCTCTATTATGCCCATCACCTTGGCGGCAATCGCCATGCGCGCGACCGCTTCGCCGGCCATGCCTATTTCGACGATTGCGACCAGTTCTGCGAGCGCTGGGACCAGTCGAGCTTCGACCCCGACTATGAGACGTTGCCGATCGAGTTCTTCCGGCCCTTCGTGCTCGAAGTCTTTGCCCGCAAGGCCTACGACCCCGCCGTGATCCGCGCCGGCGAGCGTGTATCCCTCATCGATCCCCAAACAGCCAAGACAAGAACCGGAGCCTCAGCATGA
- a CDS encoding carnitine 3-dehydrogenase, with product MSIINKAAAIGGGVIGAGWVARLLLNGIDVSIFDPDPEASRKVSEVMKGARRAYKQMVPGGLPTEGKLTFAKTIAEAVADADFIQESVPERLDLKHKVLAEIDAHAPANAIVGSSTSGIKPTDMQVAMKNHPERLVVGHPFNPVYLLPLVEIVGGEQTFPEAIEVAKEIYASIGMKPVVIRKEIEAFVGDRLLEAAWREALWLIKDGICTVEELDDIMRYGFGLRWAQMGMFQVYRVAGGEAGMRHFMAQFGPCLKWPWTKLMDVPEFNDELVDLIATQSDDQAHGLSIRELEKIRDDNLVAIMDALSKQNKGKGWGAGALHKDYTKQLAKLAAKKPTASKAAEKAKASKPVKKAEKPKKSSKKKG from the coding sequence ATGAGCATCATCAACAAGGCAGCCGCCATCGGTGGCGGTGTCATCGGCGCCGGCTGGGTGGCGCGGCTGCTGCTCAATGGCATCGACGTGTCGATCTTCGATCCCGATCCCGAAGCGTCGCGCAAGGTCTCGGAAGTGATGAAGGGCGCACGCCGCGCATACAAGCAGATGGTGCCCGGCGGCCTGCCCACGGAAGGCAAACTCACCTTCGCCAAGACGATCGCCGAGGCCGTTGCCGACGCCGACTTCATCCAGGAGAGCGTGCCGGAACGGCTCGACCTCAAGCACAAGGTGCTGGCCGAGATCGACGCCCATGCGCCGGCCAACGCCATTGTCGGCTCCTCCACCTCCGGCATCAAGCCGACCGACATGCAGGTGGCGATGAAGAACCACCCGGAGCGGCTGGTCGTCGGCCATCCGTTCAACCCGGTCTATCTCTTGCCGCTGGTCGAGATCGTCGGCGGCGAACAGACCTTTCCCGAGGCGATCGAGGTCGCCAAGGAGATCTATGCCTCGATCGGGATGAAGCCGGTGGTCATCCGCAAGGAGATCGAGGCCTTCGTTGGCGACCGCCTGCTCGAAGCGGCATGGCGCGAGGCGCTGTGGCTGATCAAGGACGGCATCTGCACGGTCGAGGAGCTCGACGACATCATGCGCTACGGCTTTGGCCTGCGCTGGGCGCAGATGGGCATGTTCCAGGTCTATCGCGTCGCCGGCGGCGAGGCCGGCATGCGCCACTTCATGGCGCAGTTCGGGCCGTGCCTGAAATGGCCGTGGACCAAGCTGATGGACGTGCCGGAGTTCAATGACGAGCTGGTCGACCTGATCGCCACGCAGTCGGACGACCAGGCCCATGGCCTGTCGATCCGCGAGCTGGAAAAGATCCGTGACGACAATCTGGTCGCGATCATGGATGCGCTGTCGAAGCAGAACAAGGGCAAGGGCTGGGGCGCCGGCGCCCTGCACAAGGATTATACCAAGCAGCTCGCCAAGCTGGCGGCGAAGAAGCCGACGGCTTCCAAGGCGGCCGAGAAGGCCAAGGCGAGCAAGCCGGTGAAGAAGGCCGAAAAGCCGAAGAAGAGCAGCAAGAAGAAAGGCTGA
- a CDS encoding acyl-CoA dehydrogenase family protein, which produces MDFGLSEEQKLIVETTRAFVENELYPHEREVERTGVLRRDLIEEIKAKAIEAGLYAANMPADVGGAGLDTVTWLLYEKELGRANYALHWTCVARPSNILLAGTPEQREKYLFPCIRGEKWDCLAMTEPGAGSDLRGMKATAVQDGDDWVLNGTKHFISHADLADFAIVFMASGEEESARGKRKKITAFFVDKGTKGFTVRDGYRNVSHRGYTNAILEFDDCRLPASQVLGEVHKGFEVANSWLGATRLQVGATCLGRAERALGHAIEYAAQRQQFGQQIGKFQGVSFKLADMATELKAADLMVFEAGWKYDQGTVTDQDMAMAKLKATEMLAFVADEAIQIHGGMGLMDDLPLERIWRDARVERIWEGTSEIQRHIISRSLLRPFGA; this is translated from the coding sequence ATGGATTTCGGTCTTTCGGAGGAGCAGAAACTCATCGTCGAGACGACGCGCGCGTTCGTCGAGAACGAGCTTTATCCGCATGAGCGCGAGGTGGAGCGCACCGGCGTGCTGCGCCGTGACCTGATCGAGGAGATCAAGGCCAAGGCGATCGAAGCCGGGCTCTATGCCGCCAACATGCCGGCCGATGTCGGCGGCGCCGGCCTGGATACGGTGACCTGGCTGCTCTACGAAAAGGAACTCGGCCGCGCCAATTATGCGCTGCACTGGACCTGCGTTGCGCGCCCCTCCAACATCCTCTTGGCCGGCACGCCGGAGCAGCGCGAAAAATACCTGTTTCCCTGCATCCGTGGCGAGAAGTGGGACTGCCTGGCAATGACGGAGCCAGGCGCCGGCTCCGACCTGCGCGGCATGAAGGCGACCGCCGTGCAGGATGGCGACGACTGGGTGCTGAACGGCACCAAGCACTTTATCTCCCACGCCGATCTCGCCGACTTCGCCATTGTCTTCATGGCGTCAGGGGAGGAAGAGTCCGCGCGGGGAAAACGCAAGAAGATCACCGCCTTCTTCGTCGACAAGGGCACCAAGGGTTTTACGGTGCGCGACGGCTACCGCAACGTTTCGCATCGCGGCTACACCAACGCCATCCTTGAATTCGACGACTGCCGCCTTCCCGCAAGTCAGGTTCTCGGCGAAGTCCACAAGGGTTTCGAGGTCGCCAATTCCTGGCTCGGCGCAACGCGCCTGCAGGTCGGCGCCACCTGTCTCGGCCGTGCCGAGCGGGCACTCGGCCATGCAATAGAATATGCCGCGCAGCGCCAGCAGTTCGGCCAGCAGATCGGCAAGTTCCAGGGCGTGTCGTTCAAGCTTGCCGACATGGCGACGGAACTCAAGGCCGCCGACCTGATGGTGTTCGAAGCCGGCTGGAAGTACGATCAGGGCACCGTTACCGACCAGGACATGGCCATGGCCAAGCTGAAGGCCACCGAAATGCTCGCCTTCGTCGCCGATGAAGCCATCCAGATCCATGGCGGCATGGGGCTGATGGACGACCTGCCGCTGGAGCGCATCTGGCGCGACGCCCGCGTCGAGCGTATCTGGGAAGGCACGTCCGAGATCCAGCGCCACATCATTTCGCGGTCGCTGCTGCGTCCGTTTGGAGCCTAG
- a CDS encoding acetate--CoA ligase family protein: MHKLERLLRPKSIAVFGGVQAAAVVAQSIKMGFAGEIWPVHPTKDEVAGRKAYRSVADLPGAPDAAFVGVNRHLTIEVIKALAERGAGGAVCFAAGFLETEAYDDDGERLQAELVAAAGQMPIIGPNCYGLINYADGALLWPDQHGGIRLDEGGKGVAIITQSSNIAINMTMQKRGLPIAFLMTAGNQAQTGLSEMALGLIEDERVTSLGLHIEAFDSVAGFERLAARARELKKPIIAMKVGRSEQARQATVSHTASLAGSDAASGAFLKRLGIARVDSIPAFIEALKLLHITGPLPGYKLSSMSCSGGEASVMADSAEGRWVNFPVLTETHRAHVKSTLGPLVAVANPLDYHTFIWNNEPAMTATFTAMVSGGFDLNMLVLDFPRPDRCSVTDWWATLRAFESALKTNKAHGAIVSSLPENLPEEYTAELMARGMVPLFGISEAMDAAQAAAFIGWAWHEPQAQPVDTSASGAASGDHVTPDEAEAKSRLIKAGLPVPKGERAGNAVEAVISSMALGFPVALKALGVTHKSEVGAVRLGLKDAESVSAAAHDLLPLGTGLYVEHMVRDGVAELIVGFTRDPMFGAVMTLGTGGVLVELLRDSVTLMLPATRDDIDAALRGLKLFPLLEGYRGRPKADVAAAIDAIAGIAAFVQKNAGEIEELDINPLIVCREGKGAWIADALLVLGENKNV; this comes from the coding sequence ATGCATAAATTAGAACGTCTTCTGCGGCCGAAATCGATCGCCGTCTTCGGCGGCGTGCAGGCCGCCGCGGTCGTTGCGCAATCGATCAAGATGGGCTTTGCCGGCGAGATCTGGCCGGTGCATCCGACCAAGGACGAGGTTGCCGGCCGCAAGGCCTACCGTTCGGTCGCCGATTTGCCAGGAGCGCCGGATGCCGCCTTCGTCGGTGTCAACCGGCATCTGACCATCGAAGTGATCAAGGCGCTGGCCGAGCGGGGTGCTGGCGGTGCCGTCTGCTTTGCCGCCGGCTTCCTCGAAACCGAGGCCTATGACGATGACGGCGAGCGGCTGCAGGCCGAACTGGTCGCCGCTGCCGGCCAGATGCCGATCATCGGGCCGAACTGCTACGGCCTGATCAACTATGCCGACGGTGCGCTCCTGTGGCCCGACCAGCATGGCGGGATCCGGCTGGACGAGGGCGGCAAGGGCGTCGCCATCATCACCCAGTCCTCCAACATCGCCATCAACATGACGATGCAGAAGCGCGGCCTGCCGATCGCCTTCCTGATGACCGCCGGCAACCAGGCGCAGACCGGCCTCTCCGAAATGGCGCTCGGCCTGATCGAGGACGAACGGGTCACGTCGCTCGGCCTGCACATCGAGGCCTTCGATTCGGTAGCCGGCTTCGAAAGGCTGGCTGCACGGGCGCGGGAACTGAAGAAGCCGATCATCGCCATGAAGGTCGGCCGTTCCGAACAGGCCAGGCAGGCGACCGTCTCGCACACCGCCTCGCTCGCCGGTTCCGATGCCGCATCCGGCGCCTTCCTGAAGCGGCTCGGTATTGCGCGCGTCGATTCCATCCCGGCCTTCATCGAGGCGCTGAAGCTTCTGCACATCACCGGACCGCTGCCCGGCTACAAGCTGTCGTCGATGAGCTGTTCGGGCGGCGAAGCGTCCGTCATGGCCGACAGCGCCGAAGGTCGCTGGGTCAATTTCCCGGTTCTGACCGAAACGCACCGCGCCCATGTCAAATCGACGCTCGGACCGCTGGTTGCGGTGGCCAATCCGCTCGACTACCACACCTTCATCTGGAACAACGAGCCGGCGATGACCGCCACCTTCACCGCCATGGTGTCGGGCGGTTTCGACCTCAACATGCTGGTGCTCGACTTTCCGCGCCCCGACCGCTGCTCGGTCACCGACTGGTGGGCAACGCTGCGCGCCTTCGAATCGGCACTGAAGACCAACAAGGCGCATGGCGCGATCGTCTCCTCCCTGCCGGAGAACCTGCCGGAGGAATACACAGCCGAGCTGATGGCGCGGGGCATGGTGCCGCTGTTCGGCATTTCCGAGGCGATGGATGCCGCCCAGGCGGCGGCCTTCATCGGCTGGGCCTGGCACGAGCCGCAGGCACAGCCGGTCGATACGTCGGCCTCCGGTGCTGCCAGCGGCGACCACGTCACGCCTGACGAGGCCGAAGCCAAGTCCCGACTGATCAAGGCCGGGCTTCCCGTGCCGAAGGGCGAGCGCGCCGGCAATGCGGTCGAGGCAGTGATCTCGTCGATGGCGCTCGGTTTCCCCGTGGCGCTGAAGGCGCTGGGCGTCACGCACAAATCCGAGGTTGGTGCCGTCAGGCTCGGCCTCAAGGATGCTGAATCCGTCAGCGCCGCCGCCCATGATCTCCTGCCGCTCGGCACCGGGCTCTATGTCGAGCACATGGTGCGTGACGGCGTCGCCGAACTGATCGTCGGCTTCACCCGCGACCCGATGTTCGGCGCTGTCATGACGCTGGGCACCGGCGGCGTGCTGGTCGAATTGTTGCGCGACAGCGTCACGCTGATGTTGCCGGCCACGCGCGACGACATCGATGCGGCGCTGCGCGGCCTGAAACTGTTCCCGCTGCTCGAGGGCTATCGCGGCCGGCCGAAGGCCGATGTCGCGGCCGCCATCGACGCCATCGCCGGTATTGCCGCCTTCGTGCAGAAGAATGCCGGCGAGATCGAGGAGCTCGACATCAACCCGCTGATCGTCTGCAGGGAGGGCAAGGGCGCCTGGATCGCCGATGCCCTGCTCGTGCTTGGAGAGAACAAGAATGTCTGA
- a CDS encoding carnitinyl-CoA dehydratase produces MSDVISTRREGTILEVTLDRPKANTIDLKTSRLLGETFKAFRDDPSLRVAIVKTAGDKFFCAGWDLKAAAGGDAVDGDYGVGGFAGLQELRDLNKPVIACVNGMAVGGGFELALSCDLIYASDHSSFALPEIRAGTLADAATIKLPKRIPYHVAMDLLLTGRWMDVAEAHRWGLVNEILPKEKLEDRVWEIARLLAGGPPLVFAAIKETARVAESLTFQDAMNKVTRRQLPTVDALYGSEDNMEGFRAFAEKREPVWKGK; encoded by the coding sequence ATGTCTGACGTCATTTCGACCCGCCGCGAGGGCACGATCCTCGAGGTCACGCTCGACCGCCCCAAGGCCAATACCATCGACCTCAAGACCTCGCGACTGCTGGGCGAAACCTTCAAGGCATTTCGCGACGATCCGAGCCTACGCGTCGCCATCGTCAAGACCGCCGGCGACAAGTTCTTCTGCGCCGGCTGGGACCTGAAGGCGGCCGCTGGCGGCGACGCGGTCGACGGCGACTACGGTGTCGGCGGCTTTGCCGGACTGCAGGAACTGCGCGACCTCAACAAGCCGGTCATCGCTTGCGTCAACGGCATGGCTGTCGGCGGCGGCTTCGAGCTGGCGCTGTCCTGCGACCTCATCTACGCCTCCGATCATTCCTCCTTCGCCCTGCCCGAGATCCGCGCCGGCACACTGGCCGATGCGGCGACGATCAAGCTGCCGAAGCGCATTCCCTATCATGTCGCCATGGACCTGCTGCTCACCGGCCGCTGGATGGATGTCGCCGAGGCGCATCGCTGGGGCCTGGTCAACGAAATTCTGCCCAAGGAAAAGCTCGAGGACCGCGTCTGGGAGATCGCCCGGCTGCTGGCCGGCGGCCCGCCGCTGGTGTTTGCCGCCATCAAGGAGACGGCACGGGTGGCTGAATCCCTGACCTTCCAGGACGCCATGAACAAGGTGACGCGCCGCCAGTTGCCGACGGTCGACGCGCTCTATGGCTCCGAGGACAATATGGAAGGTTTCCGGGCCTTTGCCGAAAAGCGCGAGCCGGTGTGGAAGGGGAAGTGA
- a CDS encoding alpha/beta hydrolase, which produces MTDYTTLIDGETWAFIERTNSHYPPDTIDYTIAQQRGIYDRMCREFFAGYPDGVTVETSAIATSTHDIPIRIYRTPTSDKAAAMVLYFHGGGFILGGLDSHDDVCAELCARTGYEVVSVDYRLAPEHLHPAAFDDVMNAFEWAAGTRSHPILLCGDSAGGNLAAAVSHATRGHPRKPIGQVLIYPGLGGDRSKGSYVTHAEAPMLTVRDLEFYKHIRSGGQERSGDATLAPLADTDFSNLPPTVLITAQCDPLSSDGEAYRDRIVAAGGQATWFEEPGLVHGYLRARHTVGRARASFTRIVDATAALGKGS; this is translated from the coding sequence ATGACCGACTACACAACCCTCATCGATGGCGAGACGTGGGCCTTCATCGAGAGGACCAATTCCCACTATCCGCCCGATACGATCGACTACACCATAGCGCAGCAGCGGGGCATCTACGACCGCATGTGCCGGGAGTTCTTTGCCGGCTATCCAGATGGCGTGACGGTCGAAACCTCGGCCATTGCCACGTCCACGCACGACATCCCGATCCGCATCTACCGCACGCCGACATCGGACAAGGCGGCGGCGATGGTGCTGTATTTCCATGGTGGCGGCTTCATCCTTGGCGGGCTGGACAGCCATGATGATGTCTGTGCCGAACTCTGCGCCCGCACCGGCTATGAGGTGGTCTCGGTCGACTACCGGCTGGCGCCGGAGCATCTTCACCCAGCCGCCTTCGATGATGTGATGAACGCATTCGAATGGGCCGCCGGAACCCGCTCGCATCCTATTTTGCTGTGCGGCGACAGCGCCGGCGGCAACCTCGCCGCTGCAGTCAGCCATGCGACACGCGGCCATCCGCGCAAGCCGATCGGCCAGGTGCTGATCTATCCCGGCCTCGGCGGCGACCGCTCAAAGGGATCTTACGTGACTCATGCCGAAGCGCCGATGCTGACCGTGCGTGATCTCGAATTCTACAAGCACATCCGGTCCGGTGGGCAGGAGCGCAGCGGCGACGCGACGCTGGCGCCGCTTGCCGATACCGATTTCTCCAACCTGCCGCCGACGGTGCTGATCACCGCGCAATGCGACCCACTGTCGTCCGATGGCGAAGCCTATCGCGACCGTATCGTCGCGGCAGGCGGTCAAGCCACCTGGTTCGAGGAACCGGGGCTGGTGCATGGCTATCTGAGGGCCCGGCACACGGTCGGCCGCGCCCGCGCGAGCTTTACCCGGATCGTCGATGCGACAGCCGCCCTTGGAAAGGGCTCCTGA
- a CDS encoding sensor histidine kinase, whose product MRWLRKSSLRRTLIVQLLACQIGVLLLAVVLLAAFLINAGLGGVVVDPEVTEIVARAISRDADGRLKLVETEELQELRRSVPDLWLVARDAQGNMLSHGSVPEPYQMFGTHLDKLAFADIRDAVAPYALAAVVRKASGPAGELNVLAGTRMFSTTYIVMVLSNLVLIPVVIVLVLITVISVPWIVGRSLSSLSLVAQRAGAIDIDRRGDRLPEAGVPGEVQPLVQAVNGALHRLDEGYERQQRFMLDAAHELRTPIAILQTRLETMPEGAFRNRLLVDAGRIAALAEQMLDLQRLDHGKAAFTAVDLVSLCRQVAADLAPLAIADGYELSFEAGEDRVIVKGDAGALERAVVNLVQNAIEHGGQKGLILVRVTGDGIIEISDEGTGIPFDERERIFEPFHRLRPRDRGAGLGLNLVRDIVSRHGGHVSVADAPGGGACFSIALPKDASRKPSDLVSLRKHQAKAAL is encoded by the coding sequence TTGAGGTGGCTGCGGAAAAGTTCGCTGAGGCGAACACTCATCGTCCAGCTGCTCGCCTGTCAGATCGGCGTTCTCCTGCTTGCCGTCGTGCTCCTGGCAGCTTTTCTCATCAATGCCGGCCTTGGTGGTGTGGTCGTCGATCCGGAAGTCACCGAGATCGTGGCAAGGGCAATTTCGCGCGATGCGGACGGCCGCCTCAAACTGGTTGAAACCGAGGAATTGCAGGAACTTCGGCGATCTGTTCCGGACCTGTGGCTGGTCGCACGGGATGCTCAGGGCAACATGCTGAGCCACGGCTCGGTGCCGGAACCCTACCAGATGTTTGGAACACATCTCGACAAGTTGGCTTTCGCGGATATCCGTGACGCCGTCGCGCCCTATGCCTTGGCCGCGGTGGTGCGCAAAGCTTCCGGCCCGGCTGGAGAACTCAACGTACTGGCAGGCACGCGCATGTTCAGTACCACCTACATCGTCATGGTTCTGTCGAACCTTGTGTTGATCCCCGTGGTCATTGTGCTCGTGCTGATCACCGTTATCTCGGTTCCCTGGATCGTTGGCCGCTCGCTCTCCAGCCTGTCCTTGGTTGCGCAACGCGCCGGCGCCATCGATATAGATCGTCGCGGCGACAGGTTGCCGGAGGCAGGGGTTCCGGGCGAGGTGCAGCCGCTGGTGCAAGCGGTGAATGGCGCCTTGCATCGGCTGGATGAAGGCTATGAACGCCAACAGCGTTTCATGCTCGATGCCGCACACGAATTGCGCACGCCCATCGCCATCCTGCAGACGCGACTGGAAACCATGCCGGAAGGCGCCTTCCGCAATCGCCTGCTGGTGGACGCCGGGCGTATTGCCGCCCTGGCGGAACAGATGCTGGACCTGCAGCGCCTGGACCATGGCAAAGCGGCGTTCACCGCCGTCGACCTTGTTTCCCTGTGCCGGCAGGTTGCTGCCGACCTCGCTCCTCTCGCCATCGCCGACGGTTACGAACTGTCGTTCGAGGCGGGCGAGGATCGCGTGATCGTCAAGGGCGATGCTGGCGCGCTGGAACGCGCTGTCGTCAACCTGGTCCAGAACGCCATCGAGCATGGCGGTCAGAAGGGCCTTATCCTGGTCCGGGTCACTGGCGACGGGATCATCGAAATCTCGGACGAAGGAACGGGAATTCCGTTCGATGAGCGCGAGCGGATTTTCGAACCCTTCCACCGCTTGCGGCCGCGCGATCGCGGCGCGGGGCTGGGGCTCAATCTGGTGCGGGATATCGTCAGCAGGCACGGCGGCCATGTCTCGGTGGCCGATGCGCCCGGCGGCGGCGCCTGTTTCAGCATTGCTCTCCCTAAGGATGCCTCGCGCAAGCCCAGCGATTTGGTCTCTCTGCGGAAGCATCAGGCAAAAGCGGCATTGTAA
- a CDS encoding response regulator transcription factor — protein MRLLLVEDEPQMADVLTTALSRYDIIVDHAPTLCVAEDAVRENVHDMIVLDRQLPDGDGIALISHLRSVGLNIPVIVLTARGAVADRVHGLDMGADDYLAKPFAVEELLARVRALLRRPPAMDSIVARIGALEFSLDNREVRVNGEPLELPRRELLVLEALIRRQGRTVLRSALEEAVYNFDDEIQSNALDSHVSRLRRKLSETEAGVEIHSMRGVGYLLRPAR, from the coding sequence ATGCGCCTCCTCCTTGTCGAAGACGAACCGCAGATGGCCGATGTCCTCACCACGGCCCTGTCGCGTTACGACATCATCGTCGACCATGCACCGACGCTTTGCGTGGCCGAGGATGCCGTGCGCGAAAACGTCCACGATATGATCGTGCTTGACCGGCAGCTTCCCGACGGCGACGGCATCGCGCTGATCTCGCATCTGCGCTCCGTCGGCCTGAACATTCCGGTCATCGTACTGACCGCAAGAGGGGCTGTGGCGGATCGCGTGCACGGGCTCGACATGGGCGCCGACGACTATCTAGCCAAGCCCTTTGCGGTCGAGGAGCTCTTGGCCCGCGTCCGCGCGCTGCTTCGCCGCCCGCCCGCGATGGACTCGATCGTAGCGCGCATCGGCGCGCTCGAATTCAGCCTCGACAACCGCGAGGTGCGTGTCAACGGCGAGCCGCTGGAGTTGCCGCGACGTGAACTGCTCGTCCTTGAAGCTCTGATCCGGCGCCAGGGCCGCACGGTCCTGCGCTCGGCACTCGAGGAAGCCGTCTACAATTTCGATGACGAGATCCAGTCGAATGCACTCGATTCCCATGTTTCGAGGCTTCGCAGGAAATTGTCGGAAACCGAGGCCGGGGTGGAGATCCACAGCATGCGTGGCGTTGGCTATCTCCTGAGGCCGGCGCGTTGA